CGTGTTGGCTGCCTCGCTCAGGACGTCGTCGGGCCGGTCCGCCGGACCGTGCTGCCAGCGGCCGAAGGCGTAGCCCGCGCCGAACACCGCCGCCAGCGCCACCACCACCGTGGTGAGCCGCAGCGAGCGGTGGGACCAGGCGTGCAGCACCTGATCAGGATAGGCGGGCGGCCCGATCCCCGCCGGTGCTTGATCAGGGGCCGGACCCCGCGCCCGCCGCTAGACCCGCAGGTGGCGGCGCAGGGTGAGGAACGACGCGACCGCGGCGAGTGCGACCCCGACGAGCAGGAGCACCGGCACCATCTGCCACACGGCGTCCCAGCCGATGAACGACGTGAAGCGGAACGCCGGCCGCAGCGAACGGTCGATCAGCAGCGCCTTCAGCGCCACCACCGCCCCGGTCGCGAAGACGCCGCCCACCAACCCCGCGACCGCGCCCTCGAGGATGAACGGCAGCTGGATGTAGAAGTCCGAGGCCCCGACGAGCCGCATGATGCCGGTCTCCCGTCGACGGCTGAACGCCGCGACGCGGATCGCGTTGTAGATCAGCAGGACGGTGGCGACGAGGAGGATGCCGGCGGCGACGTAGGCCGCGACCTGCAGGCCGTGCAGCAGGCGGAAGAACTTCTTGAGTACGGCGGAGTCGTCGGTGACCTGCAGGACGCCGGGCTGGCCCTGCATGGCGCTGGCCACGATGTCGTACTTGCGCGGGTCCTTGAGCTTGACCCGGAACGACTCGGGCAGCGCGTCGGGCGAGGTGTTCTTGACCAGGTCTGGCGAGTCACGGAAGTCGTGCTTGAAGTGCTGGTAGGCCTCTTGCTTCGACTCGTAGAAGACGTGCTGCACGTCGGGCAGCGCGACCAGCGTCTGGTTGATCGACTTGCGCTGCGCGTCGGTGACGTTGTCGGTGAGGAAGACCGAGACCTGGATCTTGTCGAACCAGTAGCTCTTCATCTCGTTGACCTGCTGGCGGATCAGCCAGGCGGTGCCCAGCAGCGCCAGTGAGATCGCCACCGTGATGATCACCGCGACCGACATGGTGAGGTTGCGGCGGAGGCCGATCCGGATCTCGGACAGGACGAACTGCACGCGCATGCTTATCCCTGGTGGTATGGGTCTTCTTCAGGTCTTCGGCACTCAGCGGGAATAGCCGTAGACCCCCCGGCTCTGGTCGCGGACCAGGTGGCCACCGTCGAGCTCGACCACCCGGCGGCGCATGGAGTCGACGATCGCCGCATCGTGGGTGGCCATGACCACGGTCGTGCCGGTGCGGTTGATGCGGTCGAGCAGCTTCATGATGCCGACGCTGGTCGTGGGGTCCAGATTGCCGGTCGGTTCGTCGGCGAGCAAGATCATCGGCCGGTTGACGAACGCGCGGGCGATCGCGACCCGCTGCTGCTCACCGCCGGAGAGCTCGTCGGGCATCCGGTCGTTCTTGCCGGTGAGCCCGACCAGGTCGAGGACCTCCGGCACGACCTTCTCGACGGTGTGCCGCGGCTTGCCGATCACCTCGAGCGCGAAGGCGATGTTCTGCGAGACGGTCTTGTTGGGCAGCAGGCGGAAGTCTTGGAAGACGGTGCCGATCTGGCGCCGCAGCGCCGGCACCTTCCAGTGCGAGAGACGGTTGAGATCCTTACCGGCGACGTGGATCGTGCCGCGGGTCGGCCGCTCCTCCCGGAGGATCAGCCGCAGGAACGTCGACTTGCCGGAGCCCGACTGGCCCACCAGGAAGACGAACTCGCCGCGCTCGAACTCGAGGGTTATCCCCTCGAGGGCGGGCTTGCTGCTCGCCGGGTAGACCTTGGTGACCGCGTCGAACCGGATCATGGGGCGCCAGTCTACCGGCGCCCGGTTCCCGCC
This genomic interval from Mycobacteriales bacterium contains the following:
- the ftsX gene encoding permease-like cell division protein FtsX; translated protein: MRVQFVLSEIRIGLRRNLTMSVAVIITVAISLALLGTAWLIRQQVNEMKSYWFDKIQVSVFLTDNVTDAQRKSINQTLVALPDVQHVFYESKQEAYQHFKHDFRDSPDLVKNTSPDALPESFRVKLKDPRKYDIVASAMQGQPGVLQVTDDSAVLKKFFRLLHGLQVAAYVAAGILLVATVLLIYNAIRVAAFSRRRETGIMRLVGASDFYIQLPFILEGAVAGLVGGVFATGAVVALKALLIDRSLRPAFRFTSFIGWDAVWQMVPVLLLVGVALAAVASFLTLRRHLRV
- the ftsE gene encoding cell division ATP-binding protein FtsE; this encodes MIRFDAVTKVYPASSKPALEGITLEFERGEFVFLVGQSGSGKSTFLRLILREERPTRGTIHVAGKDLNRLSHWKVPALRRQIGTVFQDFRLLPNKTVSQNIAFALEVIGKPRHTVEKVVPEVLDLVGLTGKNDRMPDELSGGEQQRVAIARAFVNRPMILLADEPTGNLDPTTSVGIMKLLDRINRTGTTVVMATHDAAIVDSMRRRVVELDGGHLVRDQSRGVYGYSR